A region of Zeugodacus cucurbitae isolate PBARC_wt_2022May chromosome 5, idZeuCucr1.2, whole genome shotgun sequence DNA encodes the following proteins:
- the LOC105209978 gene encoding protein scalloped isoform X6, producing MGAGPPGALGPADTNGSMVDSKNLDVGDMSDDEKDLSSADAEGVWSPDIEQSFQEALSIYPPCGRRKIILSDEGKMYGRNELIARYIKLRTGKTRTRKQVSSHIQVLARRKLREIQAKIKVEPNGIGGINGHAHSLHLLSEKEKALQAMSGMTSSQIVSAQAAKNLAYAASAAAFTAAGLHQSTHGAVGPPAAPPPLSPATLPTSTSATSTSATVAAAAAAAAAAQLVGPHAYTHLHAPHTHSHHLHQHHHLNHLSQHHSHQPLHHHHHHHHHSTGAHPQPHTPTHPHLPQGSSAGSLYLQQQHAAVVAAAAAAQVQQSTSSAAATTATTAAATTSGVPHAAHALHHPPMYPGQFWQPGLQPSTSQDFYDYSIKPFAQPPYPAGKPSTAVSGDIEAGLPPAQLPWEGRAIATHKFRLLEFSAFMEIQREEIYHRHLFVQLGGKPSFSDPLLETVDIRQISDKFPEKSGGLKDLYEKGPQNAFYLVKCWADLNTGRETGDFYGVTSQYESNENVVLVCSTKVCSFGKQVVEKVETEYSRLENGRFVYRIHRSPMCEYMINFIQKLKDLPERYMMNSVLENFTILQVMQARDTQETLLCIAYVFEVAEQNSGATHHIYRLIKE from the exons ATGGGTGCCGGCCCGCCGGGTGCGCTAGGGCCGGCAGACACAAATGGCAGTATGGTGGATAGTAAAAATTTGGATGTCGGCGATATGAGCGAC GACGAAAAGGATCTCTCCTCTGCCGATGCTGAAGGTGTTTGGAGTCCGGACATCGAACAGAGTTTTCAAGAGGCACTCTCCATATATCCGCCATGTGGTCGACGAAAAATCATTCTATCCGATGAGGGTAAAATGTATG gCCGAAATGAACTCATCGCTCGTTATATCAAACTGCGCACCGGCAAGACGAGAACACGAAAGCAAGTCAGCTCGCACATACAAGTTCTGGCCAGACGGAAATTGCGTGAGATTCAGGCGAAAATCAAAGTC GAACCCAACGGCATCGGCGGCATTAACGGCCACGCCCACTCGCTGCACTTGCTCAGCGAAAAGGAGAAAGCACTGCAGGCTATGAGCGGCATGACCAGCTCACAAATCGTATCGGCGCAAGCGGCGAAAAATCTCGCATATGCCGCTTCGGCGGCAGCCTTCACGGCGGCTGGCTTGCATCAGTCAACGCATGGCGCGGTTGGGCCACCCGCTGCACCACCGCCACTATCACCAGCAACACTACCCACATCCACTTCAGCAACCTCCACCTCGGCAACGGTAGCAGCTGCGGCTGCGGCGGCGGCTGCCGCTCAACTAGTCGGACCGCATGCGTACACCCACCTACATGcgccgcacacacactcacatcacCTCCATCAGCATCACCACCTCAACCATCTTAGCCAACACCACAGCCATCAGCCCctacaccaccaccaccaccatcatcaCCACAGTACTGGCGCACATCCGCAACCACACACGCCCACGCATCCGCACTTGCCGCAAGGCAGCTCGGCGGGCTCGCTATATTTGCAGCAACAACATGCAGCGGTGGTGGCGGCAGCCGCAGCGGCACAGGTGCAACAGAGCACGTCTTCAGCAGCGGCGACGACGGCAACAACAGCGGCGGCAACGACGTCCGGTGTGCCACATGCCGCCCATGCACTCCATCATCCACCAATGTATCCGGGC CAATTCTGGCAGCCCGGTTTGCAGCCCAGCACCTCACAAGA TTTTTACGATTACAGCATTAAGCCATTCGCACAACCCCCATATCCCGCCGGCAAACCATCGACAGCAGTGTCTGGTGACATCGAAGCAGGTCTTCCGCCAGCCCAACTGCCGTGGGAGGGCAGAGCGATTGCGACGCACAAATTCCGCTTGCTCGAATTCTCGGCATTCATGGAGATACAAAGAGAGGAAATC TATCACCGGCATTTGTTCGTGCAACTCGGCGGCAAACCGTCCTTCTCCGATCCGCTACTTGAG ACTGTTGACATCCGACAAATCTCCGATAAATTCCCTGAGAAATCAGGTGGTCTCAAAGATCTCTATGAAAAAGGTCCACAAAACGCTTTCTACTTGGTGAAATGTTGGGCAGACTTGAATACCGGCAGAGAGACAGGTGATTTTTATGGCGTTACGAGTCA ATATGAGAGTAACGAAAATGTAGTGCTCGTCTGTTCGACAAAGGTCTGCTCCTTCGGCAAGCAGGTGGTTGAGAAAGTGGAAACGGAATACTCACGCTTGGAGAATGGTCGTTTCGTATATCGCATACATCGATCGCCGATGTGCGAATATATGATCAACTTCATACAGAAATTGAAGGACCTACCCGAACGATATATGATGAACAGTGTGCTGGAGAACTTTACAATACTGCAG GTGATGCAAGCGCGAGACACACAAGAGACCCTGCTCTGCATAGCGTACGTGTTTGAGGTGGCGGAACAGAACAGCGGCGCCACACATCACATCTATCGATTGATAAAGGAATAG
- the LOC105209978 gene encoding protein scalloped isoform X3: MDCDYSKFLYKHGIVGPGTITSPWPPMGAGPPGALGPADTNGSMVDSKNLDVGDMSDDEKDLSSADAEGVWSPDIEQSFQEALSIYPPCGRRKIILSDEGKMYGRNELIARYIKLRTGKTRTRKQVSSHIQVLARRKLREIQAKIKVEPNGIGGINGHAHSLHLLSEKEKALQAMSGMTSSQIVSAQAAKNLAYAASAAAFTAAGLHQSTHGAVGPPAAPPPLSPATLPTSTSATSTSATVAAAAAAAAAAQLVGPHAYTHLHAPHTHSHHLHQHHHLNHLSQHHSHQPLHHHHHHHHHSTGAHPQPHTPTHPHLPQGSSAGSLYLQQQHAAVVAAAAAAQVQQSTSSAAATTATTAAATTSGVPHAAHALHHPPMYPGQFWQPGLQPSTSQDFYDYSIKPFAQPPYPAGKPSTAVSGDIEAGLPPAQLPWEGRAIATHKFRLLEFSAFMEIQREEIYHRHLFVQLGGKPSFSDPLLETVDIRQISDKFPEKSGGLKDLYEKGPQNAFYLVKCWADLNTGRETGDFYGVTSQYESNENVVLVCSTKVCSFGKQVVEKVETEYSRLENGRFVYRIHRSPMCEYMINFIQKLKDLPERYMMNSVLENFTILQVMQARDTQETLLCIAYVFEVAEQNSGATHHIYRLIKE; this comes from the exons ACGGTATAGTCGGTCCCGGCACCATTACGTCGCCGTGGCCACCGATGGGTGCCGGCCCGCCGGGTGCGCTAGGGCCGGCAGACACAAATGGCAGTATGGTGGATAGTAAAAATTTGGATGTCGGCGATATGAGCGAC GACGAAAAGGATCTCTCCTCTGCCGATGCTGAAGGTGTTTGGAGTCCGGACATCGAACAGAGTTTTCAAGAGGCACTCTCCATATATCCGCCATGTGGTCGACGAAAAATCATTCTATCCGATGAGGGTAAAATGTATG gCCGAAATGAACTCATCGCTCGTTATATCAAACTGCGCACCGGCAAGACGAGAACACGAAAGCAAGTCAGCTCGCACATACAAGTTCTGGCCAGACGGAAATTGCGTGAGATTCAGGCGAAAATCAAAGTC GAACCCAACGGCATCGGCGGCATTAACGGCCACGCCCACTCGCTGCACTTGCTCAGCGAAAAGGAGAAAGCACTGCAGGCTATGAGCGGCATGACCAGCTCACAAATCGTATCGGCGCAAGCGGCGAAAAATCTCGCATATGCCGCTTCGGCGGCAGCCTTCACGGCGGCTGGCTTGCATCAGTCAACGCATGGCGCGGTTGGGCCACCCGCTGCACCACCGCCACTATCACCAGCAACACTACCCACATCCACTTCAGCAACCTCCACCTCGGCAACGGTAGCAGCTGCGGCTGCGGCGGCGGCTGCCGCTCAACTAGTCGGACCGCATGCGTACACCCACCTACATGcgccgcacacacactcacatcacCTCCATCAGCATCACCACCTCAACCATCTTAGCCAACACCACAGCCATCAGCCCctacaccaccaccaccaccatcatcaCCACAGTACTGGCGCACATCCGCAACCACACACGCCCACGCATCCGCACTTGCCGCAAGGCAGCTCGGCGGGCTCGCTATATTTGCAGCAACAACATGCAGCGGTGGTGGCGGCAGCCGCAGCGGCACAGGTGCAACAGAGCACGTCTTCAGCAGCGGCGACGACGGCAACAACAGCGGCGGCAACGACGTCCGGTGTGCCACATGCCGCCCATGCACTCCATCATCCACCAATGTATCCGGGC CAATTCTGGCAGCCCGGTTTGCAGCCCAGCACCTCACAAGA TTTTTACGATTACAGCATTAAGCCATTCGCACAACCCCCATATCCCGCCGGCAAACCATCGACAGCAGTGTCTGGTGACATCGAAGCAGGTCTTCCGCCAGCCCAACTGCCGTGGGAGGGCAGAGCGATTGCGACGCACAAATTCCGCTTGCTCGAATTCTCGGCATTCATGGAGATACAAAGAGAGGAAATC TATCACCGGCATTTGTTCGTGCAACTCGGCGGCAAACCGTCCTTCTCCGATCCGCTACTTGAG ACTGTTGACATCCGACAAATCTCCGATAAATTCCCTGAGAAATCAGGTGGTCTCAAAGATCTCTATGAAAAAGGTCCACAAAACGCTTTCTACTTGGTGAAATGTTGGGCAGACTTGAATACCGGCAGAGAGACAGGTGATTTTTATGGCGTTACGAGTCA ATATGAGAGTAACGAAAATGTAGTGCTCGTCTGTTCGACAAAGGTCTGCTCCTTCGGCAAGCAGGTGGTTGAGAAAGTGGAAACGGAATACTCACGCTTGGAGAATGGTCGTTTCGTATATCGCATACATCGATCGCCGATGTGCGAATATATGATCAACTTCATACAGAAATTGAAGGACCTACCCGAACGATATATGATGAACAGTGTGCTGGAGAACTTTACAATACTGCAG GTGATGCAAGCGCGAGACACACAAGAGACCCTGCTCTGCATAGCGTACGTGTTTGAGGTGGCGGAACAGAACAGCGGCGCCACACATCACATCTATCGATTGATAAAGGAATAG
- the LOC105209978 gene encoding protein scalloped isoform X5: MNIYYPRFDGIVGPGTITSPWPPMGAGPPGALGPADTNGSMVDSKNLDVGDMSDDEKDLSSADAEGVWSPDIEQSFQEALSIYPPCGRRKIILSDEGKMYGRNELIARYIKLRTGKTRTRKQVSSHIQVLARRKLREIQAKIKVEPNGIGGINGHAHSLHLLSEKEKALQAMSGMTSSQIVSAQAAKNLAYAASAAAFTAAGLHQSTHGAVGPPAAPPPLSPATLPTSTSATSTSATVAAAAAAAAAAQLVGPHAYTHLHAPHTHSHHLHQHHHLNHLSQHHSHQPLHHHHHHHHHSTGAHPQPHTPTHPHLPQGSSAGSLYLQQQHAAVVAAAAAAQVQQSTSSAAATTATTAAATTSGVPHAAHALHHPPMYPGQFWQPGLQPSTSQDFYDYSIKPFAQPPYPAGKPSTAVSGDIEAGLPPAQLPWEGRAIATHKFRLLEFSAFMEIQREEIYHRHLFVQLGGKPSFSDPLLETVDIRQISDKFPEKSGGLKDLYEKGPQNAFYLVKCWADLNTGRETGDFYGVTSQYESNENVVLVCSTKVCSFGKQVVEKVETEYSRLENGRFVYRIHRSPMCEYMINFIQKLKDLPERYMMNSVLENFTILQVMQARDTQETLLCIAYVFEVAEQNSGATHHIYRLIKE; the protein is encoded by the exons ACGGTATAGTCGGTCCCGGCACCATTACGTCGCCGTGGCCACCGATGGGTGCCGGCCCGCCGGGTGCGCTAGGGCCGGCAGACACAAATGGCAGTATGGTGGATAGTAAAAATTTGGATGTCGGCGATATGAGCGAC GACGAAAAGGATCTCTCCTCTGCCGATGCTGAAGGTGTTTGGAGTCCGGACATCGAACAGAGTTTTCAAGAGGCACTCTCCATATATCCGCCATGTGGTCGACGAAAAATCATTCTATCCGATGAGGGTAAAATGTATG gCCGAAATGAACTCATCGCTCGTTATATCAAACTGCGCACCGGCAAGACGAGAACACGAAAGCAAGTCAGCTCGCACATACAAGTTCTGGCCAGACGGAAATTGCGTGAGATTCAGGCGAAAATCAAAGTC GAACCCAACGGCATCGGCGGCATTAACGGCCACGCCCACTCGCTGCACTTGCTCAGCGAAAAGGAGAAAGCACTGCAGGCTATGAGCGGCATGACCAGCTCACAAATCGTATCGGCGCAAGCGGCGAAAAATCTCGCATATGCCGCTTCGGCGGCAGCCTTCACGGCGGCTGGCTTGCATCAGTCAACGCATGGCGCGGTTGGGCCACCCGCTGCACCACCGCCACTATCACCAGCAACACTACCCACATCCACTTCAGCAACCTCCACCTCGGCAACGGTAGCAGCTGCGGCTGCGGCGGCGGCTGCCGCTCAACTAGTCGGACCGCATGCGTACACCCACCTACATGcgccgcacacacactcacatcacCTCCATCAGCATCACCACCTCAACCATCTTAGCCAACACCACAGCCATCAGCCCctacaccaccaccaccaccatcatcaCCACAGTACTGGCGCACATCCGCAACCACACACGCCCACGCATCCGCACTTGCCGCAAGGCAGCTCGGCGGGCTCGCTATATTTGCAGCAACAACATGCAGCGGTGGTGGCGGCAGCCGCAGCGGCACAGGTGCAACAGAGCACGTCTTCAGCAGCGGCGACGACGGCAACAACAGCGGCGGCAACGACGTCCGGTGTGCCACATGCCGCCCATGCACTCCATCATCCACCAATGTATCCGGGC CAATTCTGGCAGCCCGGTTTGCAGCCCAGCACCTCACAAGA TTTTTACGATTACAGCATTAAGCCATTCGCACAACCCCCATATCCCGCCGGCAAACCATCGACAGCAGTGTCTGGTGACATCGAAGCAGGTCTTCCGCCAGCCCAACTGCCGTGGGAGGGCAGAGCGATTGCGACGCACAAATTCCGCTTGCTCGAATTCTCGGCATTCATGGAGATACAAAGAGAGGAAATC TATCACCGGCATTTGTTCGTGCAACTCGGCGGCAAACCGTCCTTCTCCGATCCGCTACTTGAG ACTGTTGACATCCGACAAATCTCCGATAAATTCCCTGAGAAATCAGGTGGTCTCAAAGATCTCTATGAAAAAGGTCCACAAAACGCTTTCTACTTGGTGAAATGTTGGGCAGACTTGAATACCGGCAGAGAGACAGGTGATTTTTATGGCGTTACGAGTCA ATATGAGAGTAACGAAAATGTAGTGCTCGTCTGTTCGACAAAGGTCTGCTCCTTCGGCAAGCAGGTGGTTGAGAAAGTGGAAACGGAATACTCACGCTTGGAGAATGGTCGTTTCGTATATCGCATACATCGATCGCCGATGTGCGAATATATGATCAACTTCATACAGAAATTGAAGGACCTACCCGAACGATATATGATGAACAGTGTGCTGGAGAACTTTACAATACTGCAG GTGATGCAAGCGCGAGACACACAAGAGACCCTGCTCTGCATAGCGTACGTGTTTGAGGTGGCGGAACAGAACAGCGGCGCCACACATCACATCTATCGATTGATAAAGGAATAG
- the LOC105209978 gene encoding protein scalloped isoform X2 — translation MKNITSSSTCGSGLLQLQNNLSNSATNTSTIVGGSVIDDADAILHESKQKDGIVGPGTITSPWPPMGAGPPGALGPADTNGSMVDSKNLDVGDMSDDEKDLSSADAEGVWSPDIEQSFQEALSIYPPCGRRKIILSDEGKMYGRNELIARYIKLRTGKTRTRKQVSSHIQVLARRKLREIQAKIKVEPNGIGGINGHAHSLHLLSEKEKALQAMSGMTSSQIVSAQAAKNLAYAASAAAFTAAGLHQSTHGAVGPPAAPPPLSPATLPTSTSATSTSATVAAAAAAAAAAQLVGPHAYTHLHAPHTHSHHLHQHHHLNHLSQHHSHQPLHHHHHHHHHSTGAHPQPHTPTHPHLPQGSSAGSLYLQQQHAAVVAAAAAAQVQQSTSSAAATTATTAAATTSGVPHAAHALHHPPMYPGQFWQPGLQPSTSQDIKPFAQPPYPAGKPSTAVSGDIEAGLPPAQLPWEGRAIATHKFRLLEFSAFMEIQREEIYHRHLFVQLGGKPSFSDPLLETVDIRQISDKFPEKSGGLKDLYEKGPQNAFYLVKCWADLNTGRETGDFYGVTSQYESNENVVLVCSTKVCSFGKQVVEKVETEYSRLENGRFVYRIHRSPMCEYMINFIQKLKDLPERYMMNSVLENFTILQVMQARDTQETLLCIAYVFEVAEQNSGATHHIYRLIKE, via the exons ACGGTATAGTCGGTCCCGGCACCATTACGTCGCCGTGGCCACCGATGGGTGCCGGCCCGCCGGGTGCGCTAGGGCCGGCAGACACAAATGGCAGTATGGTGGATAGTAAAAATTTGGATGTCGGCGATATGAGCGAC GACGAAAAGGATCTCTCCTCTGCCGATGCTGAAGGTGTTTGGAGTCCGGACATCGAACAGAGTTTTCAAGAGGCACTCTCCATATATCCGCCATGTGGTCGACGAAAAATCATTCTATCCGATGAGGGTAAAATGTATG gCCGAAATGAACTCATCGCTCGTTATATCAAACTGCGCACCGGCAAGACGAGAACACGAAAGCAAGTCAGCTCGCACATACAAGTTCTGGCCAGACGGAAATTGCGTGAGATTCAGGCGAAAATCAAAGTC GAACCCAACGGCATCGGCGGCATTAACGGCCACGCCCACTCGCTGCACTTGCTCAGCGAAAAGGAGAAAGCACTGCAGGCTATGAGCGGCATGACCAGCTCACAAATCGTATCGGCGCAAGCGGCGAAAAATCTCGCATATGCCGCTTCGGCGGCAGCCTTCACGGCGGCTGGCTTGCATCAGTCAACGCATGGCGCGGTTGGGCCACCCGCTGCACCACCGCCACTATCACCAGCAACACTACCCACATCCACTTCAGCAACCTCCACCTCGGCAACGGTAGCAGCTGCGGCTGCGGCGGCGGCTGCCGCTCAACTAGTCGGACCGCATGCGTACACCCACCTACATGcgccgcacacacactcacatcacCTCCATCAGCATCACCACCTCAACCATCTTAGCCAACACCACAGCCATCAGCCCctacaccaccaccaccaccatcatcaCCACAGTACTGGCGCACATCCGCAACCACACACGCCCACGCATCCGCACTTGCCGCAAGGCAGCTCGGCGGGCTCGCTATATTTGCAGCAACAACATGCAGCGGTGGTGGCGGCAGCCGCAGCGGCACAGGTGCAACAGAGCACGTCTTCAGCAGCGGCGACGACGGCAACAACAGCGGCGGCAACGACGTCCGGTGTGCCACATGCCGCCCATGCACTCCATCATCCACCAATGTATCCGGGC CAATTCTGGCAGCCCGGTTTGCAGCCCAGCACCTCACAAGA CATTAAGCCATTCGCACAACCCCCATATCCCGCCGGCAAACCATCGACAGCAGTGTCTGGTGACATCGAAGCAGGTCTTCCGCCAGCCCAACTGCCGTGGGAGGGCAGAGCGATTGCGACGCACAAATTCCGCTTGCTCGAATTCTCGGCATTCATGGAGATACAAAGAGAGGAAATC TATCACCGGCATTTGTTCGTGCAACTCGGCGGCAAACCGTCCTTCTCCGATCCGCTACTTGAG ACTGTTGACATCCGACAAATCTCCGATAAATTCCCTGAGAAATCAGGTGGTCTCAAAGATCTCTATGAAAAAGGTCCACAAAACGCTTTCTACTTGGTGAAATGTTGGGCAGACTTGAATACCGGCAGAGAGACAGGTGATTTTTATGGCGTTACGAGTCA ATATGAGAGTAACGAAAATGTAGTGCTCGTCTGTTCGACAAAGGTCTGCTCCTTCGGCAAGCAGGTGGTTGAGAAAGTGGAAACGGAATACTCACGCTTGGAGAATGGTCGTTTCGTATATCGCATACATCGATCGCCGATGTGCGAATATATGATCAACTTCATACAGAAATTGAAGGACCTACCCGAACGATATATGATGAACAGTGTGCTGGAGAACTTTACAATACTGCAG GTGATGCAAGCGCGAGACACACAAGAGACCCTGCTCTGCATAGCGTACGTGTTTGAGGTGGCGGAACAGAACAGCGGCGCCACACATCACATCTATCGATTGATAAAGGAATAG
- the LOC105209978 gene encoding protein scalloped isoform X1 produces MKNITSSSTCGSGLLQLQNNLSNSATNTSTIVGGSVIDDADAILHESKQKDGIVGPGTITSPWPPMGAGPPGALGPADTNGSMVDSKNLDVGDMSDDEKDLSSADAEGVWSPDIEQSFQEALSIYPPCGRRKIILSDEGKMYGRNELIARYIKLRTGKTRTRKQVSSHIQVLARRKLREIQAKIKVEPNGIGGINGHAHSLHLLSEKEKALQAMSGMTSSQIVSAQAAKNLAYAASAAAFTAAGLHQSTHGAVGPPAAPPPLSPATLPTSTSATSTSATVAAAAAAAAAAQLVGPHAYTHLHAPHTHSHHLHQHHHLNHLSQHHSHQPLHHHHHHHHHSTGAHPQPHTPTHPHLPQGSSAGSLYLQQQHAAVVAAAAAAQVQQSTSSAAATTATTAAATTSGVPHAAHALHHPPMYPGQFWQPGLQPSTSQDFYDYSIKPFAQPPYPAGKPSTAVSGDIEAGLPPAQLPWEGRAIATHKFRLLEFSAFMEIQREEIYHRHLFVQLGGKPSFSDPLLETVDIRQISDKFPEKSGGLKDLYEKGPQNAFYLVKCWADLNTGRETGDFYGVTSQYESNENVVLVCSTKVCSFGKQVVEKVETEYSRLENGRFVYRIHRSPMCEYMINFIQKLKDLPERYMMNSVLENFTILQVMQARDTQETLLCIAYVFEVAEQNSGATHHIYRLIKE; encoded by the exons ACGGTATAGTCGGTCCCGGCACCATTACGTCGCCGTGGCCACCGATGGGTGCCGGCCCGCCGGGTGCGCTAGGGCCGGCAGACACAAATGGCAGTATGGTGGATAGTAAAAATTTGGATGTCGGCGATATGAGCGAC GACGAAAAGGATCTCTCCTCTGCCGATGCTGAAGGTGTTTGGAGTCCGGACATCGAACAGAGTTTTCAAGAGGCACTCTCCATATATCCGCCATGTGGTCGACGAAAAATCATTCTATCCGATGAGGGTAAAATGTATG gCCGAAATGAACTCATCGCTCGTTATATCAAACTGCGCACCGGCAAGACGAGAACACGAAAGCAAGTCAGCTCGCACATACAAGTTCTGGCCAGACGGAAATTGCGTGAGATTCAGGCGAAAATCAAAGTC GAACCCAACGGCATCGGCGGCATTAACGGCCACGCCCACTCGCTGCACTTGCTCAGCGAAAAGGAGAAAGCACTGCAGGCTATGAGCGGCATGACCAGCTCACAAATCGTATCGGCGCAAGCGGCGAAAAATCTCGCATATGCCGCTTCGGCGGCAGCCTTCACGGCGGCTGGCTTGCATCAGTCAACGCATGGCGCGGTTGGGCCACCCGCTGCACCACCGCCACTATCACCAGCAACACTACCCACATCCACTTCAGCAACCTCCACCTCGGCAACGGTAGCAGCTGCGGCTGCGGCGGCGGCTGCCGCTCAACTAGTCGGACCGCATGCGTACACCCACCTACATGcgccgcacacacactcacatcacCTCCATCAGCATCACCACCTCAACCATCTTAGCCAACACCACAGCCATCAGCCCctacaccaccaccaccaccatcatcaCCACAGTACTGGCGCACATCCGCAACCACACACGCCCACGCATCCGCACTTGCCGCAAGGCAGCTCGGCGGGCTCGCTATATTTGCAGCAACAACATGCAGCGGTGGTGGCGGCAGCCGCAGCGGCACAGGTGCAACAGAGCACGTCTTCAGCAGCGGCGACGACGGCAACAACAGCGGCGGCAACGACGTCCGGTGTGCCACATGCCGCCCATGCACTCCATCATCCACCAATGTATCCGGGC CAATTCTGGCAGCCCGGTTTGCAGCCCAGCACCTCACAAGA TTTTTACGATTACAGCATTAAGCCATTCGCACAACCCCCATATCCCGCCGGCAAACCATCGACAGCAGTGTCTGGTGACATCGAAGCAGGTCTTCCGCCAGCCCAACTGCCGTGGGAGGGCAGAGCGATTGCGACGCACAAATTCCGCTTGCTCGAATTCTCGGCATTCATGGAGATACAAAGAGAGGAAATC TATCACCGGCATTTGTTCGTGCAACTCGGCGGCAAACCGTCCTTCTCCGATCCGCTACTTGAG ACTGTTGACATCCGACAAATCTCCGATAAATTCCCTGAGAAATCAGGTGGTCTCAAAGATCTCTATGAAAAAGGTCCACAAAACGCTTTCTACTTGGTGAAATGTTGGGCAGACTTGAATACCGGCAGAGAGACAGGTGATTTTTATGGCGTTACGAGTCA ATATGAGAGTAACGAAAATGTAGTGCTCGTCTGTTCGACAAAGGTCTGCTCCTTCGGCAAGCAGGTGGTTGAGAAAGTGGAAACGGAATACTCACGCTTGGAGAATGGTCGTTTCGTATATCGCATACATCGATCGCCGATGTGCGAATATATGATCAACTTCATACAGAAATTGAAGGACCTACCCGAACGATATATGATGAACAGTGTGCTGGAGAACTTTACAATACTGCAG GTGATGCAAGCGCGAGACACACAAGAGACCCTGCTCTGCATAGCGTACGTGTTTGAGGTGGCGGAACAGAACAGCGGCGCCACACATCACATCTATCGATTGATAAAGGAATAG